One Paucidesulfovibrio longus DSM 6739 genomic window carries:
- a CDS encoding flavodoxin, whose amino-acid sequence MKTRVVYGSSTGNTETVAHWIAGVLRKGGADTEVLDAAKTRPEGLAEGVDLLLLGSSTWGEDEIELQDDFVPLFERLELAGLRGARVAVFGCGSSEYAFFCGAVDAIESRVGELGARLVHESLRVDGDPVQGEVEAWAEALLGAFQEDC is encoded by the coding sequence ATGAAAACGCGTGTCGTATATGGATCGTCCACCGGAAACACCGAGACGGTGGCGCATTGGATCGCGGGAGTTCTGCGCAAAGGCGGAGCGGATACGGAAGTCCTGGACGCGGCGAAGACCCGCCCCGAAGGATTGGCAGAGGGAGTCGACCTGCTCCTGCTCGGTTCGTCCACCTGGGGAGAAGATGAAATCGAATTGCAGGACGACTTCGTTCCCTTGTTCGAGCGGCTGGAGCTGGCCGGACTGCGTGGGGCGCGTGTCGCTGTCTTTGGTTGCGGGAGCAGTGAATACGCCTTCTTTTGCGGAGCTGTGGATGCCATTGAATCGCGGGTGGGCGAGCTGGGAGCGAGGCTGGTCCATGAATCCCTGCGCGTTGACGGCGACCCGGTCCAGGGCGAAGTCGAGGCCTGGGCCGAGGCCCTGCTGGGCGCTTTCCAGGAGGATTGCTGA